The following coding sequences lie in one Candidatus Eremiobacterota bacterium genomic window:
- a CDS encoding ATP-binding protein has translation MNQAVEMALPEVVELRVPSRAEWVGLARLAAATVANRLRFSIEEIEDVKLAVAEACTAVIQHEPHGEFIALTCEALNDSLRIRVHDSGLHGPQAAERQRMNFEEARIAGLGIFLIRTLMDEVSYDVHPAHGTDLLMVKRPGGS, from the coding sequence GTGAATCAGGCCGTCGAAATGGCGCTTCCGGAGGTCGTCGAACTTCGCGTCCCTTCCCGAGCCGAATGGGTTGGGCTGGCGCGGCTCGCGGCCGCCACGGTGGCGAACCGCCTTCGCTTTTCGATTGAGGAGATCGAGGACGTGAAGCTGGCCGTTGCCGAGGCCTGCACCGCGGTAATTCAACACGAGCCGCATGGCGAGTTCATTGCCCTCACCTGCGAAGCCCTCAACGATTCGTTGCGCATTCGGGTACACGACAGCGGTCTCCACGGTCCGCAGGCCGCGGAGCGCCAACGCATGAACTTCGAAGAGGCGCGCATCGCCGGTTTGGGAATCTTTCTCATTCGGACGCTCATGGATGAAGTCAGCTACGACGTTCATCCGGCGCATGGGACCGATTTGCTCATGGTAAAAAGGCCGGGCGGCTCGTAA
- a CDS encoding replication-associated recombination protein A gives MLDFARQEPPLAARMRPRTLDEFVGQESLLGPGRALRAAIERDAVPSMILWGPPGSGKTTLAQIVAASTGAHFEGMSAVSAGVADLRRVVRDAGARRRVGRRTVLFIDEIHRFNKAQQDAVLPYVEDGTVTFIGATTENPSFEVNSALLSRARVFVLQPLSDDEVGLIVDRALREPERGLGALDLALENDARGILISLANGDARSALNALEFAAATAAARDGANVVDAALVRDAMQRRTSLYDRAGDMHYDTISAFIKSMRASDADAALYWLARMVDGGEDPLFIARRLVIFASEDVGLADSHGLQVAVAAQQAAHFVGMPEGFFPLAHATLYLATAPKSREVGDAFGSAMEDVTQTRNDPVPMHLRNAPTGLMRQLGYGKRDSHHGDDTVTGLNVPPALSGRRYYKKRRSE, from the coding sequence ATGCTCGACTTCGCTCGTCAAGAGCCGCCGCTGGCCGCGCGCATGCGTCCGCGAACGCTCGACGAGTTCGTGGGGCAAGAGTCGCTCCTAGGACCGGGCCGCGCATTGCGCGCCGCCATCGAGCGTGACGCGGTGCCATCAATGATACTGTGGGGTCCGCCCGGCAGCGGAAAGACGACGCTCGCCCAAATTGTCGCCGCTTCAACCGGAGCGCACTTCGAAGGAATGTCGGCGGTTAGTGCGGGGGTGGCCGACCTCAGGCGCGTCGTGCGAGATGCGGGCGCCAGGAGGCGCGTCGGCAGGCGCACCGTTCTCTTCATCGACGAAATCCATCGCTTCAACAAAGCGCAGCAAGATGCCGTGCTGCCGTACGTCGAGGATGGCACGGTGACGTTCATCGGCGCGACAACGGAAAATCCGTCCTTCGAAGTAAACTCTGCGCTTCTTTCCCGCGCGCGCGTTTTCGTGCTCCAGCCGCTTTCCGATGATGAAGTCGGTCTGATCGTCGACCGCGCGCTGCGCGAGCCCGAGCGCGGCTTGGGCGCCCTCGATCTCGCTCTCGAGAACGATGCCCGCGGAATTTTGATCTCACTTGCCAACGGTGACGCGCGTTCGGCGCTGAACGCGCTCGAGTTCGCCGCTGCCACGGCCGCGGCGCGGGACGGCGCGAACGTCGTCGATGCCGCACTCGTGCGCGACGCAATGCAGCGCCGAACTTCGCTCTACGACAGAGCCGGCGACATGCACTACGATACCATCAGCGCGTTCATCAAGTCGATGCGCGCCAGTGATGCCGATGCGGCGCTCTACTGGTTGGCGCGTATGGTCGACGGCGGAGAAGACCCGCTCTTCATCGCCCGCCGTCTGGTAATTTTCGCCTCGGAAGACGTCGGCCTTGCCGACTCTCATGGGTTGCAAGTTGCGGTTGCCGCTCAACAGGCGGCGCATTTCGTCGGAATGCCCGAAGGGTTCTTTCCGCTCGCGCACGCGACACTCTATCTGGCAACCGCTCCGAAAAGCAGAGAGGTCGGCGACGCCTTCGGGTCGGCGATGGAGGACGTTACGCAGACACGCAACGATCCCGTTCCGATGCATCTACGCAATGCGCCAACGGGCTTAATGCGGCAGTTGGGCTACGGTAAGCGCGATTCCCACCACGGCGACGATACGGTGACTGGGCTCAATGTGCCGCCGGCTCTGAGCGGACGCCGCTACTACAAAAAAAGGCGGTCCGAGTGA
- a CDS encoding SigB/SigF/SigG family RNA polymerase sigma factor → MFERDETRPDRERTRALFVQFSRARQRHLERPERHDSEYEQLRDELVVVHLNLVRFLAVRFANRGEPLDDLVQVGTVGLLKAIDRFDLERGVEFTTYATPTIVGEIKRYFRDKGWAVKVPRRLQELNLAVNRASDKLAIDMGRSPTVAELAEHLKAGEDEILEAQELGQAYNLLSLDSEVSGETDKKSQTLADTVGVSDAGLALLEDRANLERAFDVLSGRERVIIYLRFYESVSQTEIAKRLNVSQMHVSRLQAKALEKLRAVLAE, encoded by the coding sequence GTGTTCGAACGGGACGAGACGAGGCCGGATCGCGAGCGCACGCGCGCGCTGTTCGTGCAATTCAGCCGCGCACGACAGCGCCACCTCGAGCGGCCCGAGCGGCACGATAGCGAGTACGAACAACTGCGCGACGAACTCGTCGTCGTTCACCTCAATCTCGTCCGGTTTCTCGCGGTGCGCTTCGCCAACCGCGGCGAGCCGCTCGACGACTTAGTGCAAGTGGGGACGGTTGGTTTGCTCAAGGCAATCGACCGATTCGATCTCGAACGTGGAGTCGAGTTTACGACCTACGCCACGCCGACAATCGTCGGGGAGATTAAGCGGTACTTCCGCGATAAGGGGTGGGCGGTCAAAGTGCCGCGCCGGTTGCAAGAGCTCAACTTGGCCGTCAATCGCGCGAGCGACAAACTCGCCATCGACATGGGCCGCAGCCCCACCGTCGCCGAGCTCGCCGAACATCTCAAAGCCGGCGAAGACGAGATCCTCGAAGCGCAGGAGTTGGGACAGGCTTATAATTTGCTCTCGCTCGACAGCGAAGTCTCCGGCGAAACGGACAAGAAATCGCAGACTCTCGCCGACACCGTCGGCGTCTCCGACGCCGGCTTGGCGCTGCTTGAAGACCGGGCCAACTTGGAGCGCGCCTTCGACGTACTCTCCGGCCGCGAGCGCGTGATCATTTATCTGCGTTTCTACGAATCGGTCTCGCAAACGGAGATCGCCAAGCGTCTCAACGTCTCCCAAATGCACGTTTCTCGTCTGCAGGCCAAAGCGCTCGAGAAACTTCGCGCGGTCCTCGCAGAATAG
- the alaS gene encoding alanine--tRNA ligase, with protein MKSQELRQAWIDFFVGKQHKLLPPASLVPHEMSTTLFTIAGMEQFVPVFLGEQPPPAPRVVTVQRCLRVAGAKSDIESVGRTGRHGTFLEMLGNFSFGDYGKCEAIVWAWEFVTEILKLDPSRLYVTVHTGDDEAERLWIERIGLAPDRITRFDEENFWTMGATGPCGPCTEIFYDTGAEHAVGPDDTGPNLGNRYVEIWNIVFQQYNRTAEGRLEDLPRKAIDTGAGFERMLAVCNGVASMYQTDLFTDLVAAQPPVGRTALPPSEQTARRNIIADHLRAATFLINDGVYPSNTDRGFVLRFLIRRAIRNGKLLGYPDGFLSGLVPAVVGTLDAGYPELRESVSRIAAALQREEQTFDRTLDRGTAMLDRLIDEALLRPGRLLSGEEVFSLHDTYGFPVELTREIAAERGAVIDAVRFDQLMQEQRERARRDAAAKRDVVGFADLPAVRSEFTGYDEGLESDGRVVAILKDGNPVTALAPSDEGVLILDRTSFYAERGGQIGDRGLVLADGWRFEVRDTQYIGEAIAHHGTLLEGSVAVGDDAHTSVFPEWRREIRRHHTSAHLLQRALRDVLGNDVNQAGSWVGIDRMRFDFRWPGGALTADQKRAVAHRVNEMIREDSHLLTRVLPLEEAKKTGAIWMAGENYGETIRVVCAGPSIEFCGGTHSQTTGELGLFVILTEFSIGSGIRRIESCVSAAAEEHVGKQTDLIGALSSALATSPDELRDRVERMQRDVKDLQNALGQLRARLAATEAASYVEKAERRGDRAFVGAIVHEANAESLRHLAGAIRNRLRSGVVALAGIDNGSVSLLVSASDDLVKAGVHAGNLVKLAAPLVAGKGGGQAAQAQGGGSDTAGAPAALHAIRDAVLA; from the coding sequence GTGAAGAGTCAGGAACTGAGGCAGGCGTGGATCGACTTTTTCGTCGGAAAGCAGCACAAGCTGCTTCCGCCGGCAAGCTTGGTGCCCCACGAGATGTCGACCACGCTCTTTACGATTGCCGGGATGGAGCAGTTCGTGCCGGTCTTCTTGGGGGAGCAGCCGCCGCCGGCACCGCGCGTTGTGACGGTGCAGCGTTGTCTACGCGTCGCGGGGGCCAAGAGCGATATTGAAAGCGTCGGACGCACTGGCCGGCACGGCACCTTCCTCGAGATGCTGGGCAACTTCAGTTTCGGCGATTACGGCAAATGCGAAGCCATCGTCTGGGCCTGGGAGTTCGTCACTGAAATCTTAAAACTCGATCCTTCGCGGTTGTACGTAACAGTGCACACGGGAGACGACGAGGCCGAACGTCTCTGGATCGAGCGAATCGGCCTCGCGCCCGATCGGATTACGCGATTCGACGAAGAGAACTTTTGGACGATGGGTGCCACCGGCCCGTGCGGTCCGTGCACCGAGATCTTCTACGACACCGGCGCGGAGCACGCAGTCGGCCCCGACGACACCGGCCCGAACCTGGGAAACCGTTACGTCGAGATTTGGAACATCGTCTTCCAGCAGTACAACCGCACCGCTGAAGGACGGCTGGAGGATCTGCCGCGCAAAGCGATCGACACGGGCGCCGGATTCGAGCGAATGCTCGCCGTCTGCAACGGCGTTGCGTCAATGTATCAAACCGATCTTTTCACCGACCTGGTCGCCGCGCAGCCGCCGGTCGGGCGAACGGCGCTGCCGCCGAGCGAGCAAACTGCGCGCCGGAACATCATCGCCGACCACCTCCGCGCCGCAACGTTCTTGATCAACGACGGCGTCTATCCATCGAATACCGATCGTGGCTTCGTCTTGCGGTTCTTGATTCGCCGAGCGATTCGCAACGGCAAACTCCTCGGCTATCCCGACGGTTTTCTATCAGGTCTAGTTCCCGCGGTTGTCGGAACGCTCGATGCCGGCTATCCCGAACTCCGCGAGAGCGTCTCGCGGATCGCAGCGGCGCTTCAACGCGAAGAGCAAACGTTCGACCGAACCCTCGACCGAGGCACGGCGATGCTCGACCGCCTCATCGACGAGGCCCTCCTACGGCCCGGTCGGCTTCTCAGCGGTGAAGAAGTCTTTAGCCTGCACGATACCTACGGTTTTCCGGTCGAACTGACGCGTGAGATCGCGGCCGAGCGCGGCGCGGTGATCGACGCCGTCCGTTTCGATCAACTCATGCAAGAGCAGCGCGAACGCGCCCGGCGGGACGCGGCGGCAAAACGTGACGTCGTCGGGTTCGCCGATCTTCCGGCCGTGCGCAGCGAGTTCACTGGCTACGATGAAGGGCTCGAAAGCGACGGACGCGTCGTCGCCATCCTTAAGGACGGGAATCCCGTCACAGCGCTCGCACCCAGCGATGAAGGCGTCCTGATCTTGGATCGCACCTCGTTTTACGCCGAACGCGGCGGCCAGATCGGCGATCGCGGCCTCGTCTTGGCCGATGGATGGCGCTTCGAGGTGCGCGACACGCAGTATATCGGCGAAGCTATCGCTCACCATGGAACCTTGCTCGAAGGCAGCGTTGCGGTCGGCGACGATGCGCATACGAGCGTGTTCCCAGAGTGGCGCCGTGAAATTCGCCGCCATCACACATCGGCCCATTTGTTGCAGCGCGCACTCCGAGACGTATTGGGCAACGACGTCAATCAGGCCGGATCGTGGGTTGGCATCGATCGCATGCGATTCGATTTTCGTTGGCCGGGCGGCGCGTTGACCGCCGACCAGAAGCGAGCCGTCGCGCACCGTGTCAACGAAATGATCCGGGAGGATTCACACCTCCTGACGCGCGTCTTGCCGCTCGAAGAGGCGAAGAAGACCGGTGCGATTTGGATGGCCGGCGAGAATTACGGCGAGACGATCCGCGTGGTTTGCGCAGGGCCGTCGATCGAGTTCTGCGGAGGAACGCATTCGCAGACCACCGGCGAACTCGGCTTGTTCGTCATTCTTACAGAATTTTCGATCGGCAGCGGCATCCGGCGAATCGAGTCTTGCGTTTCGGCGGCAGCCGAGGAGCACGTCGGCAAGCAAACCGACCTGATCGGTGCGCTCTCCTCGGCGCTGGCGACGTCGCCTGACGAGTTACGCGATCGGGTCGAAAGGATGCAACGGGACGTCAAAGATCTGCAAAATGCGCTCGGGCAACTGCGGGCGCGTCTGGCGGCGACCGAGGCCGCGTCGTACGTCGAAAAGGCCGAACGCCGCGGCGATCGCGCATTTGTCGGGGCGATCGTCCATGAGGCCAATGCCGAATCGTTGCGCCATCTCGCCGGCGCGATTCGAAATCGGCTTCGCAGCGGAGTCGTGGCCTTGGCAGGCATTGACAACGGCAGCGTCAGCCTCTTGGTGAGCGCGAGCGACGACCTCGTCAAAGCCGGAGTTCATGCCGGAAATCTGGTGAAACTCGCAGCTCCACTGGTTGCGGGCAAAGGCGGTGGCCAAGCCGCGCAAGCTCAGGGCGGGGGGAGCGATACCGCCGGCGCTCCGGCCGCGTTGCACGCGATTCGCGACGCAGTTCTGGCATGA
- a CDS encoding cysteine desulfurase produces MKRERIYLDNAATTPLRTEVGEAMRAVAEDSNFNPSSLHAEGRRAAAVLDDARERVASLLRATRNEIAFTSSGTEADNLALIGTARRAQPGAHLVTTAIEHHAVLGAMDRLRDEGFEITVLPVGASGRVDVDQFAAALRPSTVMASVMYANNEIGTVQPIAELARVARARGVLFHSDAVQAPSWLALETDELHVDLLSLSAHKFGGPKGVGMLYTRRGTPLAPIIHGGGQEFGRRAGTPNVAGIAGLARALELAVLERPEQTARVAGLRDRLERGIVAIDDVQINGAGPRLPNIVNASFDGVESAALLIALDLAGIAVSAGSACASGSLQPSHVLAALGSDGRRHGGAIRFSLGTTTSESDIDRVLAILPAVLAEQRRPVTPHGGMGRV; encoded by the coding sequence GTGAAGAGAGAACGAATTTATCTCGATAACGCGGCGACGACGCCGCTTCGCACCGAGGTGGGCGAGGCGATGCGCGCGGTTGCGGAGGATTCAAATTTTAACCCAAGTTCACTCCACGCCGAAGGGCGGCGCGCCGCTGCCGTGCTGGATGATGCGCGCGAACGGGTCGCCTCGCTCTTGCGCGCGACGCGCAACGAGATCGCGTTTACTTCGAGCGGAACCGAGGCCGATAATCTGGCGTTGATCGGCACCGCGCGCAGAGCGCAACCGGGAGCGCATCTTGTCACGACCGCGATCGAGCACCATGCGGTTCTTGGTGCGATGGACCGCCTGCGCGATGAAGGGTTTGAAATTACCGTCTTGCCGGTGGGCGCGAGCGGCAGAGTTGATGTCGATCAATTTGCCGCGGCGCTTCGGCCGTCGACAGTCATGGCCTCGGTGATGTATGCGAACAACGAGATCGGGACCGTACAGCCGATTGCCGAGCTCGCTCGAGTGGCGCGTGCGCGCGGCGTTTTGTTCCACAGCGACGCCGTGCAGGCGCCAAGTTGGCTTGCGCTCGAAACCGACGAGTTGCACGTCGATCTGCTCTCCCTCTCGGCTCACAAGTTTGGCGGACCCAAAGGCGTCGGGATGCTCTATACCCGCCGGGGCACGCCCCTCGCTCCGATCATTCACGGCGGGGGTCAAGAGTTCGGTCGACGGGCCGGCACGCCGAATGTGGCCGGCATTGCCGGACTGGCGCGCGCCCTCGAACTCGCCGTGCTCGAGCGCCCCGAACAAACCGCGAGAGTTGCCGGACTGCGCGATCGCCTCGAAAGGGGGATCGTCGCGATCGACGACGTTCAGATCAACGGCGCCGGCCCGCGCCTTCCCAATATCGTGAACGCGAGCTTCGATGGTGTCGAATCGGCCGCGTTGCTTATTGCCCTCGATCTCGCCGGTATCGCCGTTTCTGCCGGAAGTGCCTGCGCATCGGGGAGCCTGCAGCCCAGCCATGTCCTTGCCGCCTTGGGCAGCGACGGGCGCCGGCACGGCGGAGCCATTCGCTTCTCCCTGGGCACGACGACGTCGGAATCGGACATCGACCGGGTCCTCGCGATTCTGCCGGCCGTTCTGGCCGAGCAGCGGCGCCCTGTAACCCCGCACGGGGGGATGGGTAGAGTATAA
- a CDS encoding STAS domain-containing protein, with amino-acid sequence MDIKVNVREAPGECYVVDLSGEIDVYTSPKVKDAIGTLIDRGVYHLVINLEKVRYIDSTGLGVLIGGLKRVREHGGSVNLVCTNPQIKKIFDITGLVKIFGIFDSEDAAMKALV; translated from the coding sequence TTGGACATCAAGGTGAACGTGCGCGAAGCCCCGGGCGAGTGCTACGTCGTCGACCTCAGCGGCGAGATCGACGTCTATACGTCACCGAAGGTCAAGGATGCGATCGGCACGCTCATCGATCGCGGCGTCTATCACTTGGTCATCAATCTCGAAAAGGTCCGTTATATCGATTCCACCGGCCTGGGCGTGCTGATTGGCGGCCTCAAGCGCGTGCGCGAACATGGCGGTTCGGTGAATCTCGTCTGCACGAATCCGCAAATCAAGAAAATTTTCGACATCACGGGTTTGGTGAAGATTTTTGGCATCTTCGATAGCGAAGACGCCGCGATGAAGGCCCTGGTGTGA
- the lptC gene encoding LPS export ABC transporter periplasmic protein LptC, translated as MITLVILAALATPLATASPTHGPRPRAHTAPSANRSGAAAPVPASFDLGVWTVHASSLDANFKNGDFSTPDKVVMTRSGGDVSADRANGNYKQQVLYLNGHVVVHDTEGSAQSLAGGESPRASSPSTLTADKAQIDGAAKLYKAIGNVHYVQADTVVNADTGTLNDADHTLFLEGGVHITQGARSMTARQVLYNTATGTAHAEGDVTMQFPSEMRRRLATPRPLKIPKNGLTRPVSSSPP; from the coding sequence ATGATCACACTCGTCATCCTCGCAGCGCTCGCAACCCCACTGGCGACCGCATCGCCCACGCACGGGCCACGTCCTCGGGCGCATACGGCGCCGTCCGCAAACCGAAGCGGCGCCGCGGCTCCCGTGCCCGCATCATTCGATCTTGGCGTCTGGACGGTCCATGCGAGCTCGCTGGATGCGAACTTCAAGAACGGCGATTTTAGCACGCCTGACAAAGTCGTGATGACCCGTAGCGGCGGAGACGTCAGCGCCGACCGCGCCAACGGAAACTACAAGCAACAGGTGCTCTATCTCAACGGCCATGTGGTCGTGCACGACACGGAAGGCAGCGCGCAGAGTCTTGCCGGAGGCGAGTCGCCGCGCGCGTCGAGCCCGTCGACCTTGACCGCCGATAAGGCCCAGATCGATGGCGCCGCCAAGCTGTACAAAGCAATCGGGAACGTGCACTACGTTCAGGCCGACACCGTCGTCAACGCGGACACGGGAACCCTGAACGACGCCGATCATACCCTATTCCTCGAAGGCGGCGTGCACATTACCCAAGGCGCGCGAAGCATGACGGCCCGACAAGTTCTCTACAATACCGCCACCGGTACGGCGCACGCGGAGGGCGACGTTACCATGCAGTTTCCCAGCGAGATGCGTCGCCGATTGGCGACTCCGCGGCCGCTCAAGATTCCGAAGAACGGATTGACTCGACCCGTATCCAGCTCGCCTCCGTGA
- a CDS encoding twin-arginine translocase TatA/TatE family subunit, giving the protein MGRGNGGGGGFFAGFLIGAILGGVAAVLLTQEETRDRLAGKAREAGGFAMDATGELRGKMSDVTSQWQSSVSELYDRGRQVVDSARANIDAAVAEGRAVADETADDLQRKAEG; this is encoded by the coding sequence ATGGGTAGGGGCAATGGCGGAGGCGGTGGATTCTTCGCCGGTTTTCTTATCGGTGCCATTCTTGGCGGTGTCGCCGCGGTGCTCTTGACGCAAGAAGAGACGCGCGATCGGCTCGCGGGCAAGGCACGCGAAGCGGGCGGCTTTGCCATGGACGCGACCGGCGAGCTGCGCGGAAAAATGAGCGACGTTACCTCGCAGTGGCAATCGAGCGTATCGGAGCTTTACGACCGCGGTCGCCAAGTCGTCGATAGCGCTCGCGCAAACATCGATGCCGCCGTCGCCGAAGGCCGAGCGGTCGCCGACGAGACTGCCGACGATCTCCAGCGGAAAGCCGAGGGATAG
- a CDS encoding L-threonylcarbamoyladenylate synthase, protein MPVERIGRIIDARSATAEDVAEEVAAVLFSGGTVIMPNDTSYLVGCDPYDFGAIDRVYAAKGRPDNRPLTIHVATPQEFVEYARDNPLAMNAAKRLLPAPVILLIRKPAFVSDELAAGLQTVAFRVPDDPYAQAILERCGPIAGTTANPPHGPRYRGGEDRSMLPDADLLVDHGPTRYDSESSIVDLSGSHARLLREGAVSAARLNESLGPIERPTVKVRSPFVALADSSQDKLR, encoded by the coding sequence TTGCCGGTCGAGCGGATTGGTCGCATCATCGATGCGCGTTCGGCCACAGCCGAAGACGTCGCCGAAGAGGTAGCGGCCGTGCTCTTTTCGGGCGGCACGGTGATCATGCCGAACGATACGAGTTATCTCGTGGGCTGCGATCCATACGATTTCGGAGCGATCGATCGTGTCTACGCGGCGAAAGGCCGGCCCGACAACCGGCCCCTCACTATTCACGTGGCAACGCCGCAGGAGTTTGTCGAGTATGCGCGCGACAACCCGCTGGCGATGAACGCTGCCAAACGGTTGCTCCCGGCTCCGGTCATTCTCCTGATTCGAAAACCGGCTTTCGTGAGCGACGAATTGGCGGCCGGCCTGCAGACGGTCGCCTTTCGCGTGCCCGACGATCCATACGCGCAAGCGATCCTCGAACGGTGCGGCCCCATCGCGGGCACCACGGCAAACCCGCCGCACGGTCCACGCTATCGAGGCGGAGAGGACCGCTCGATGTTGCCTGACGCGGACCTGCTGGTCGACCACGGACCGACGCGCTACGACAGCGAATCCTCGATCGTCGATCTCTCCGGCAGCCATGCTCGTTTGCTACGAGAGGGCGCCGTTTCGGCGGCTCGCCTGAACGAGTCGCTGGGGCCGATCGAACGACCCACGGTGAAGGTACGTTCGCCCTTCGTTGCCCTTGCGGACTCCTCTCAGGATAAACTTCGATAA